In Paenibacillus sp. J23TS9, a single genomic region encodes these proteins:
- a CDS encoding TetR/AcrR family transcriptional regulator produces MNGFERRAQEIKDRIKENTLKMLSTCSVKQIRIADIAGEAGVSQVTIYNYFGSKEALIREVFRDYFQKNMDEFEEVVRGNSSLKEKIEYIIFQKKQTSHSFHPSVIAELMQDDPEIRDFVQQNYEERGVPMMVELITKSKASGEISEGISTETVILYLNMLNDSSHRLLESTQYSANQDKLVEEMVQVFFYGICGPESQK; encoded by the coding sequence ATGAATGGTTTTGAACGCAGGGCACAGGAGATTAAGGATAGAATCAAGGAGAACACGCTGAAGATGCTTTCAACATGCAGTGTGAAGCAAATCCGTATCGCAGACATCGCCGGGGAAGCCGGAGTCTCCCAGGTGACCATATATAATTATTTTGGCAGCAAGGAAGCCTTGATCCGTGAGGTATTCCGGGATTACTTTCAAAAGAATATGGACGAATTTGAAGAGGTTGTTCGCGGGAATTCTTCATTGAAAGAAAAGATTGAGTATATTATTTTCCAAAAGAAGCAAACCTCCCACTCCTTTCATCCATCTGTGATTGCGGAGCTGATGCAGGATGATCCGGAAATACGGGATTTCGTACAACAAAATTATGAGGAACGGGGCGTCCCCATGATGGTCGAGCTCATTACCAAAAGCAAAGCGAGCGGAGAAATTTCGGAAGGCATCTCCACTGAAACGGTGATTTTATATCTAAATATGCTGAACGACTCTTCCCACCGTCTGCTGGAGTCAACCCAGTATAGTGCCAACCAGGATAAGCTTGTTGAAGAGATGGTTCAGGTATTTTTTTATGGTATTTGTGGTCCAGAGTCCCAAAAGTGA